In Paeniglutamicibacter kerguelensis, one genomic interval encodes:
- a CDS encoding SulP family inorganic anion transporter, with amino-acid sequence MNSTTGGRRGWLPPTLAGYQHRWLRSDILAGVSAGAVVIPQAMAYATIANLPVQIGLYTCMVPMLVYAMLGGSRAMSVSTTSTIATLTATTLVSAGVASGSEDAIGNLMMLTLLVGAILMLARLLKLGSIVENINKATITGIQVGVGATVAAGQLPTLFGVDSGFTGHGFIRSVTATVEALPQLNGATFALSAGSIATLFLLKRFAPRVPGPLVVVAAGILLVAFTGLRDAGVQLIDKVPQGLPLPGLPSFENIGALLPGALAISIMAFLESAAVARGIRQAGEHRIDSNQELLATAAANVAGSLFQTMPAAGGFSQSAVNQGAGAKSQFSGMVTVALAILVALFLGPVLSLLPSATLASLVFVAVFGLIDVKGLARLARISPREFWIALATAVVGLTVGLLAAVAVGVGATFGLLLHELGRVRLSVVERRGSALCLAVGGPLYTANALETENLVLRLAGEQEGIDTVVLDLTLMHQTSVTVLDTLVDLDHELAEMGIMLRLACVSDMSAAMAMKTAWYRGLSEEDRVFDSMDDAFSAPEAS; translated from the coding sequence ATGAATTCGACAACAGGTGGGCGGCGCGGCTGGCTGCCGCCCACCCTGGCCGGCTACCAGCACCGGTGGCTCAGGAGTGACATCCTCGCGGGGGTTTCGGCCGGGGCAGTGGTGATCCCGCAGGCCATGGCCTACGCGACCATCGCGAACCTTCCGGTGCAGATCGGCTTGTACACGTGCATGGTTCCCATGCTTGTGTACGCGATGCTCGGCGGCTCGCGGGCCATGAGCGTTTCAACAACCTCGACCATCGCCACGCTGACCGCGACCACGCTGGTTTCCGCCGGGGTCGCGTCGGGCTCGGAGGATGCCATCGGCAACCTGATGATGCTCACCCTGCTCGTCGGGGCCATCCTCATGCTTGCCAGGCTGTTGAAACTCGGATCCATTGTCGAAAACATCAACAAGGCAACGATCACCGGCATCCAGGTCGGTGTGGGCGCCACCGTTGCGGCGGGGCAACTGCCCACGCTGTTCGGGGTGGACAGCGGGTTCACCGGGCACGGCTTCATCCGCTCGGTGACCGCGACCGTTGAGGCGCTGCCGCAGCTCAACGGGGCCACGTTCGCGCTCTCCGCCGGGTCGATCGCCACGCTGTTCCTGCTCAAGCGCTTTGCCCCCCGGGTGCCCGGGCCACTGGTCGTGGTGGCCGCCGGGATCCTGCTTGTCGCCTTCACCGGGCTGCGGGATGCCGGGGTGCAGCTGATCGACAAGGTTCCGCAGGGGCTGCCGTTGCCGGGGCTTCCCTCCTTTGAGAACATCGGGGCCCTGTTGCCGGGGGCGCTGGCCATCTCGATCATGGCCTTCCTTGAATCCGCTGCGGTGGCCCGCGGCATCCGCCAGGCCGGAGAGCACCGGATCGACAGCAACCAGGAGCTTCTTGCCACGGCGGCCGCCAACGTTGCAGGTTCCCTCTTCCAGACAATGCCGGCGGCGGGCGGCTTCTCCCAAAGCGCCGTCAACCAGGGGGCCGGGGCCAAATCGCAGTTCTCCGGCATGGTGACGGTGGCCCTTGCGATCCTGGTTGCCCTCTTCCTGGGCCCGGTGCTGAGCCTGCTGCCCAGCGCCACCCTTGCCTCCCTGGTGTTCGTCGCGGTGTTCGGCTTGATTGACGTCAAGGGGCTTGCCCGGTTGGCGCGGATCAGTCCCCGCGAATTCTGGATTGCGCTCGCGACGGCCGTTGTCGGTCTCACGGTGGGCTTGCTCGCGGCCGTTGCCGTCGGCGTCGGGGCGACCTTCGGCCTGCTGCTCCATGAATTGGGCCGCGTGCGCTTGAGCGTGGTCGAGCGCCGGGGATCTGCGCTCTGCCTAGCGGTCGGGGGACCGCTATACACGGCAAATGCCTTGGAGACCGAGAACCTGGTCTTGCGCCTGGCCGGCGAACAAGAAGGCATCGACACCGTGGTTCTTGACCTCACACTCATGCACCAGACCTCGGTCACGGTCCTGGACACACTGGTGGACCTCGACCATGAGCTCGCCGAAATGGGAATTATGCTGCGCTTGGCATGCGTGTCCGACATGTCGGCGGCGATGGCCATGAAGACGGCTTGGTACCGGGGGTTGAGCGAGGAAGACCGCGTGTTCGATTCGATGGACGACGCGTTCAGTGCGCCGGAAGCATCCTGA
- a CDS encoding GAP family protein, with product MIMILQAIGHLLPLAVAMAISSVPITAALLILLSPNPGRSPIAYLSGWILGIIVVVVLFALGAATLPAHVDLQPVFLVGIFLIAIGLTMEAFALVLWRRSDRTAASELPKWLRAVGAVRPWQAFGFGFALNLRPKSLLIGVAAGVVLTAHPLTVADATIAVAVYTALSASTVGIPVVFAFVSPERAEPHLVLVHDWIIANNRVITILVMVLIGFVIIGTGMTML from the coding sequence ATGATCATGATCCTTCAAGCCATTGGGCACTTGCTGCCGCTGGCCGTGGCGATGGCGATCAGTTCCGTGCCCATCACCGCAGCGCTGCTAATCCTGCTCTCCCCGAACCCCGGGCGTTCACCCATCGCGTACCTGTCCGGCTGGATCCTGGGAATCATTGTGGTGGTGGTGCTCTTCGCGCTCGGGGCGGCCACGCTCCCCGCCCACGTGGACCTCCAACCGGTGTTCCTCGTGGGCATCTTCCTGATCGCCATCGGCCTCACGATGGAGGCCTTCGCGCTGGTGCTGTGGCGGCGCTCCGATCGGACGGCCGCCAGCGAACTGCCAAAATGGCTGCGGGCAGTGGGCGCGGTGCGGCCTTGGCAGGCGTTCGGCTTCGGGTTCGCACTGAACCTCCGACCCAAGTCCCTGCTGATCGGTGTCGCCGCGGGCGTTGTGCTTACGGCCCACCCGCTCACGGTCGCAGACGCGACGATTGCCGTTGCGGTGTACACCGCACTGTCCGCGTCAACCGTCGGCATCCCCGTGGTGTTCGCCTTCGTGAGCCCCGAACGCGCCGAACCGCACCTGGTGCTGGTGCACGACTGGATTATCGCGAACAACCGCGTCATCACCATCCTGGTCATGGTCCTCATCGGATTTGTCATCATCGGCACCGGAATGACCATGCTGTAG
- a CDS encoding arylsulfatase, translated as MANNSNDIQRSALPIPDLAYTGTVTYDATSPDTKYPPIKRLLPPEGAPNVLVVLLDDVGFGASSAFGGPIHTPNFERVAAAGLKYTRFHTTAICSPTRAALLSGRNHHTVGMGGITEIATSAPGYSSVRPNNCAPLAETLRLNGYSTAQFGKCHEVPVWETSAVGPFDHWPTPGGGFEYFYGFIGGETNQWYPAIYEGTTPVEPWGTPEEGYHFMDDMTQRAINWTKQQKSLAPDKPFFTYFAPGATHAPHHVPAEWADKYKGKFDQGWDKLREETYARQKALGVIPEGANLTTRSEGIPSWDEMDEQLKPLLAREMEVYAGYLEYADHHVGMLLDALEELEVLDDTLLYVIIGDNGASAEGTMEGTTNEIFTMNHMTDMEDAAFKLAHIDDLGTPASYNHYAVGWAHAMDTPYQWTKQVASHWGGTRNGTIVSWPNGIAARGEIRNQFAHVIDVAPTVLEAAGIPEPSTVNGVTQRPYEGTPMNYSFESVDAPERHTTQYFEMLGNRAIFHNGWTAVAIHKKPWLASDHGLDDDVWELYNVEEDWTQTNDLAAQEPEKLAELQRLFLIQAARFNVLPMDIRSAERINADIAGRPQLLKGASQTFHPGMKRLSEGSVLSIKNKSFTVTAAITVPDGGANGVLIAQGGAFGGWSVYLTDGKPAFAYNVLGLSTDFTRSEKVLEPGEHSLVVHFVYDGGGLGKGGTVTISADGTDYATGRVERTQPFLFSIDETLDIGEDVASPVSSDYGPSDNQFTGEISWIRLDLGDDNHDHLIDQQHLVNIAMTRQ; from the coding sequence ATGGCGAACAACTCGAATGACATCCAACGTTCAGCGCTTCCGATCCCGGACCTTGCCTACACAGGCACCGTCACATACGACGCGACCTCGCCCGACACGAAATACCCGCCGATCAAGCGGTTGCTCCCGCCGGAGGGCGCGCCGAACGTGCTCGTGGTCCTGCTTGACGATGTCGGATTCGGGGCGTCCAGCGCCTTCGGCGGCCCGATCCACACCCCGAATTTTGAGCGGGTCGCCGCAGCCGGGTTGAAGTACACCCGCTTCCACACGACGGCGATTTGCTCCCCCACACGGGCCGCGTTGCTCTCGGGCCGCAACCACCACACGGTCGGGATGGGCGGCATCACGGAAATCGCGACGAGCGCACCGGGGTACAGTTCGGTGCGGCCGAACAACTGTGCACCGCTGGCCGAGACGCTTCGACTCAATGGATACAGCACGGCACAGTTCGGCAAATGCCATGAGGTGCCGGTGTGGGAAACGAGCGCGGTCGGCCCGTTTGACCACTGGCCGACGCCAGGTGGCGGCTTCGAGTACTTCTACGGGTTCATCGGCGGCGAGACGAACCAGTGGTACCCGGCAATCTACGAGGGAACGACGCCCGTTGAACCGTGGGGAACCCCCGAAGAGGGGTACCACTTCATGGACGACATGACTCAACGGGCCATCAACTGGACCAAGCAGCAAAAGTCGCTCGCACCTGACAAGCCGTTCTTCACCTACTTTGCCCCCGGTGCGACGCACGCACCGCACCATGTCCCGGCCGAGTGGGCGGACAAGTACAAGGGAAAGTTCGACCAGGGCTGGGACAAGCTGCGCGAAGAGACGTACGCCCGGCAGAAGGCCCTGGGGGTCATTCCCGAGGGTGCGAATCTCACGACCCGCAGCGAGGGAATCCCGTCGTGGGATGAGATGGACGAGCAGCTCAAGCCGCTGCTCGCACGCGAAATGGAAGTCTACGCAGGCTACCTCGAATACGCCGACCACCACGTCGGGATGCTCCTGGACGCGCTCGAGGAACTCGAGGTGCTCGATGACACGCTGCTGTACGTGATCATCGGTGACAACGGGGCATCGGCCGAGGGCACGATGGAGGGTACAACCAACGAGATTTTCACCATGAACCACATGACCGACATGGAGGATGCCGCATTCAAGCTCGCCCACATCGACGACTTGGGCACGCCGGCCTCCTACAACCACTATGCGGTCGGGTGGGCCCATGCGATGGACACGCCGTACCAGTGGACCAAGCAGGTGGCTTCGCACTGGGGCGGCACGCGGAACGGAACGATCGTCTCCTGGCCCAACGGGATCGCGGCGCGGGGCGAGATCCGCAACCAGTTCGCCCACGTCATCGACGTGGCACCCACCGTTTTGGAGGCCGCGGGCATCCCGGAGCCCTCCACCGTGAACGGCGTGACCCAGCGTCCCTATGAGGGCACGCCGATGAACTACAGTTTCGAGTCCGTCGACGCACCGGAGCGGCACACCACCCAGTACTTCGAGATGCTTGGCAACCGCGCGATCTTCCACAACGGGTGGACGGCCGTGGCCATCCACAAGAAGCCTTGGCTCGCCTCCGACCACGGACTCGACGACGATGTCTGGGAGCTGTACAACGTCGAGGAGGACTGGACCCAGACAAACGACCTCGCGGCCCAGGAACCGGAGAAACTGGCCGAGCTGCAGCGCTTGTTCCTCATCCAGGCAGCCCGGTTCAACGTGTTGCCGATGGACATCCGCTCGGCCGAACGCATCAATGCTGACATCGCCGGCAGGCCCCAGTTGCTGAAGGGCGCGTCGCAGACCTTCCACCCCGGCATGAAGCGCTTGAGCGAGGGCTCCGTCCTGAGCATCAAGAACAAGTCGTTCACCGTCACTGCGGCCATCACGGTTCCGGACGGCGGTGCGAACGGCGTGCTCATTGCCCAGGGTGGCGCGTTCGGAGGCTGGTCGGTGTATCTGACCGACGGCAAGCCCGCGTTTGCGTACAACGTGCTGGGCCTGAGCACCGACTTCACGCGCTCGGAAAAGGTGCTTGAGCCCGGTGAACATTCGCTGGTTGTGCACTTCGTCTACGACGGCGGGGGACTTGGCAAGGGCGGAACGGTGACGATCTCCGCAGACGGCACCGACTATGCGACGGGCCGGGTTGAACGTACTCAGCCGTTCCTGTTTTCCATTGATGAAACCCTGGACATCGGTGAGGATGTTGCCTCTCCGGTGTCGAGCGACTACGGGCCGAGCGACAACCAGTTCACGGGAGAAATCTCGTGGATTCGCCTTGACCTCGGCGATGACAACCACGACCACCTGATCGATCAGCAGCATTTGGTGAACATCGCTATGACTAGGCAGTAG
- a CDS encoding CPBP family intramembrane glutamic endopeptidase, with amino-acid sequence MHQPYPQHPYVPPAPRPRQPVFDSGKMRRGDWVVIGLYTVLFIFGAAGLMAMIPGFTEAFNDQESAIFGVNMIAYVVVFTAAIIMGFDALRSSFATFKYYPWVKALAIPGAWLATLFIGAAVMVTLGNPVKSENQLAIEGMTRSVPFLTMFVVTALLGPFVEEYVFRHLLIGKLSRKINVWVCVAISVVLFTGLHFVGAGSFDITSAVPYMTLGIMMSVAYVLTGKSLAYSYILHVFNNSVALIISYTLLPLFQL; translated from the coding sequence ATGCACCAACCGTACCCCCAGCACCCCTACGTGCCGCCTGCGCCGCGGCCGCGCCAACCTGTCTTCGATTCGGGCAAGATGCGCCGCGGGGATTGGGTGGTCATTGGCCTGTACACGGTGCTGTTCATCTTCGGCGCGGCCGGCCTGATGGCCATGATCCCGGGATTCACCGAGGCCTTCAACGACCAGGAATCCGCGATCTTCGGCGTGAACATGATCGCCTATGTCGTGGTTTTCACCGCGGCGATCATCATGGGATTCGATGCGCTGCGAAGTTCCTTTGCGACGTTCAAGTACTACCCGTGGGTCAAGGCCCTGGCGATCCCGGGCGCCTGGCTGGCCACGCTGTTTATCGGGGCGGCCGTGATGGTGACGCTGGGCAACCCGGTGAAGAGCGAAAACCAGCTGGCCATCGAGGGCATGACCCGTTCGGTGCCGTTCCTGACGATGTTTGTTGTCACGGCGCTCCTGGGACCATTTGTGGAGGAGTACGTTTTCCGGCACCTGCTCATCGGGAAATTGAGCCGCAAGATCAACGTGTGGGTGTGCGTTGCCATCTCCGTGGTGCTGTTCACCGGGCTGCATTTTGTCGGTGCGGGGTCCTTCGACATCACCTCGGCCGTTCCCTACATGACGCTGGGCATCATGATGTCCGTTGCCTACGTCCTCACCGGCAAGTCCCTTGCCTATTCGTACATCCTGCACGTCTTCAACAACTCCGTGGCGCTGATCATTTCCTATACGCTGCTGCCGCTCTTCCAGCTGTAA
- a CDS encoding pentapeptide repeat-containing protein, with the protein MSAPVKAPRLPAFKEPTTQGSGDLTGLDLDGRAEGLLFESDDADGVDLEDAVFTECIFRSVALQGAPMARVTFGDCRIEEVNAPVLEAPESGWWNTAVVGGRIGSAELYGATFRSVLFERAKLGYLNLRRAKIKDVMFRDVHIEELDAGTANLERVSFVDCTIDTLVLNGAKLKDVDLRGARLRTLSGISSLKGATVTYEQLMDLAPILAGELGLKIE; encoded by the coding sequence ATGTCTGCACCCGTGAAAGCACCCCGCCTGCCTGCCTTTAAGGAACCGACCACGCAAGGATCGGGCGACCTGACCGGGCTGGACCTCGACGGGCGTGCCGAGGGGCTGCTCTTCGAATCCGACGACGCGGACGGGGTCGACCTCGAGGATGCGGTTTTCACGGAGTGCATCTTCCGTTCCGTCGCGTTGCAGGGTGCCCCGATGGCCCGGGTGACTTTCGGTGACTGCCGCATCGAGGAGGTCAACGCCCCGGTGCTCGAGGCCCCCGAATCGGGTTGGTGGAACACTGCCGTCGTCGGCGGGCGCATCGGCTCGGCCGAACTCTACGGGGCGACGTTCCGCTCGGTGCTTTTTGAGCGCGCCAAGCTCGGCTACCTGAACCTGCGCCGCGCCAAGATCAAGGACGTGATGTTCCGTGACGTGCACATCGAGGAATTGGATGCCGGCACCGCAAACCTGGAGCGCGTCTCCTTCGTCGACTGCACGATCGACACGTTGGTGCTCAACGGCGCCAAGCTCAAGGACGTGGACCTGCGCGGGGCCCGCCTGCGCACGCTTTCGGGCATTTCCTCGTTGAAGGGGGCGACCGTCACCTATGAGCAGCTCATGGACCTAGCCCCGATCCTGGCCGGCGAGCTGGGCCTCAAAATCGAGTAG
- a CDS encoding formylglycine-generating enzyme family protein — protein sequence MPEAATNTAGHPEWKTIPAGTFQMGSHDFYPDEAPRHERSVGGFQIAAGPTTNAQFAAFIEATGYVTVAERALSAVDFPHLDEAERAPGSLVFTPTGGPVDLGDWQQWWAWVPGAQWRHPLGPGSDLAGKENHPVVQVSYADALSYAQWAGARLPTEAEHEYAASGGAAPDPYVWGRQRDPGGTAMANTWHGRFPYLNTGSAGWAGTSPVGAFPANGYGLYDCIGNVWEWTADYYTSSHEATRTGPAAPAGGCSCGSQDSRLAAQSAEPGSAAPRRVLKGGSHLCAPEYCLRYRPAARSPQTEDSATSHIGFRCARP from the coding sequence ATGCCGGAAGCAGCGACCAACACCGCGGGGCACCCCGAATGGAAAACGATTCCGGCCGGGACCTTCCAGATGGGTTCCCATGACTTCTACCCCGACGAGGCCCCCCGGCACGAACGGTCCGTCGGCGGCTTCCAGATTGCGGCCGGCCCGACGACCAACGCGCAGTTCGCCGCATTCATCGAGGCGACAGGCTATGTGACGGTCGCGGAGCGGGCCCTGTCCGCCGTCGATTTCCCGCACCTGGACGAGGCCGAACGCGCCCCGGGTTCTCTGGTGTTCACCCCCACGGGCGGGCCGGTGGACCTGGGGGACTGGCAACAGTGGTGGGCGTGGGTGCCCGGAGCGCAATGGCGCCACCCGCTGGGACCCGGTAGCGACCTGGCTGGCAAGGAAAACCACCCCGTGGTGCAGGTTTCCTATGCCGACGCGCTCAGCTACGCCCAATGGGCTGGGGCCCGGCTGCCCACCGAAGCGGAACACGAGTATGCGGCCTCCGGCGGAGCCGCCCCGGACCCCTACGTGTGGGGCAGGCAGCGCGACCCGGGCGGGACCGCCATGGCCAACACGTGGCACGGCCGGTTCCCGTACCTGAACACCGGCTCGGCCGGATGGGCCGGCACCTCCCCGGTTGGGGCATTCCCCGCCAACGGGTACGGGTTGTACGACTGCATCGGCAACGTGTGGGAGTGGACGGCCGATTACTACACCAGCTCGCATGAGGCGACCCGGACCGGGCCGGCCGCACCGGCAGGCGGTTGCAGTTGCGGCTCGCAGGATTCGCGGCTCGCCGCGCAGAGCGCGGAACCGGGTTCCGCCGCGCCGCGCCGGGTCCTGAAGGGCGGCTCCCACCTGTGCGCACCCGAGTACTGCCTGCGCTACCGCCCGGCGGCGCGCTCGCCGCAGACCGAAGACTCGGCGACAAGCCACATCGGGTTCCGCTGCGCCAGGCCCTAA
- a CDS encoding AI-2E family transporter: MILLALAAATVAAIGMSSIRHILAPVILTLILTICAHPVRVAMEKRGVPHGLATGSVILVVFLLLAGFIFALIIAFAQFVTMLPQFAGQLAQLGTVVTEWLGSIGIGTEQTQAIIKGIDPGKLVALATGLFGSVFSITGSLVIILTMLILMAADAVYVPTILRQLAVTQKDLVVALTSYASNVRRYMVVTTVLGVVQGVLNTLVLFVLHVPAAILWGLLAFLCSFIPNVGYFLAIIPPMVFGFFVGGWSTMIAVVIAYGLINGVVQSIIQPRVVGNAVALSQSLTFFSVLFWAVVFGPIGAILAIPLTLIFRAVLVDSDPKVRLWRPAIGDVTETRRLLMEDDAVAKEARRTRRGERRGDEESP, translated from the coding sequence ATGATCTTGCTCGCGCTCGCGGCCGCGACGGTCGCAGCAATCGGGATGAGCTCGATCCGGCACATCCTAGCCCCGGTCATCCTGACGCTGATCCTGACCATTTGCGCCCACCCGGTCCGGGTGGCGATGGAGAAGCGGGGGGTTCCGCACGGGCTCGCCACCGGATCCGTCATCCTTGTCGTCTTCCTGCTGCTGGCGGGGTTCATCTTTGCGTTGATCATCGCCTTCGCCCAGTTCGTCACGATGCTGCCGCAGTTTGCCGGCCAGCTCGCCCAACTCGGCACGGTGGTCACCGAATGGCTGGGCAGCATCGGGATCGGCACGGAACAGACCCAAGCCATTATCAAGGGCATCGACCCGGGCAAACTTGTGGCATTGGCAACCGGGCTCTTCGGAAGCGTCTTCAGCATCACGGGTTCCCTGGTGATCATCCTGACCATGTTGATCCTGATGGCGGCGGATGCCGTATACGTTCCCACGATCCTGCGGCAACTGGCCGTAACGCAAAAAGACCTCGTCGTTGCGTTGACGAGCTACGCATCCAACGTGCGGCGCTACATGGTCGTCACCACGGTGCTCGGCGTCGTCCAAGGCGTGCTGAATACCTTGGTGCTTTTCGTCCTTCACGTTCCCGCCGCCATTCTCTGGGGCCTGCTGGCGTTCCTGTGCAGTTTCATTCCGAACGTCGGATATTTCCTGGCGATCATCCCGCCCATGGTGTTCGGGTTCTTTGTCGGCGGCTGGTCAACAATGATTGCCGTCGTCATCGCGTACGGGCTGATCAACGGCGTGGTTCAGTCCATCATCCAGCCGCGGGTCGTCGGCAACGCGGTGGCGCTGAGCCAGTCACTCACGTTCTTCTCGGTACTGTTCTGGGCCGTCGTGTTCGGGCCAATCGGTGCCATTCTGGCCATCCCGCTGACGTTGATTTTCCGTGCCGTGCTGGTTGATTCGGATCCGAAAGTCCGGCTGTGGCGCCCGGCCATCGGGGACGTCACTGAGACTCGCCGTTTGCTCATGGAGGACGACGCAGTGGCGAAGGAAGCCCGGCGGACACGCCGCGGGGAACGCAGAGGCGACGAAGAGTCGCCATAG
- a CDS encoding helix-turn-helix transcriptional regulator codes for MLAAGRAKSTAAALVKTLPSLAGFIVAGRYQPFAALRDLQAAGVLAELRTADLSFTRAELDVLVEHHECELDDSAAQVLLRRTAGWATALTLAVPWLKGRHNANAAVTGFDGDHRAVADYLVSEVLESLSVEERSVLSRTAIRSDVPFELAFHLAGMPNTGELLHHVAQRNSLLVEDSDGYHYHPVLLSFLQADARRKDAEAFAAAHASACRWFSAQEDATNALEEAIASARPTTIQQTIEHFGLELILAGETDLVTRAAATLPAHCAPVALLATNLLLEAPYFADVTRTSHLFLKALKHDTTDAATQDQWLAAAIAVHCLDGRSKLQLAERVERLRKDDISALRRESLALDLLAETAEAWCIGQLGESADGLRMLREVGISADRAGYTWLTLLATELGAQVAALSGQWEKAAAFEDEITVRVLDGPRTQHDWVRSAATIMSAARSFRRCEQVPLEELDEIITADAYHATHGTLVPAIALRSFPDLDSEANPRVSLETVDRLLRDHGDQYPRVFAPAALRVASLHLKLDGRSEALESAEEIFNAFGENTLESETVRFALAFPSRTGDAAEEQLLSALDRRAQTWHAGAPVGAWILLARAAELQGRGSEADLRLAKALKLAHRFDAVQPFAARGGEGAAMLGARIGRLGHLDEFAAHIHRRVRMILPEEPVGATSGETLTPREHEILKELPVHQSVAEIARKLTLSVNTVKTHLRSIYQKLGVSDRSEAVSVAQNRGLL; via the coding sequence TTGCTCGCGGCCGGCAGGGCCAAATCCACAGCGGCAGCACTCGTCAAGACGCTGCCTTCTTTGGCGGGGTTCATCGTCGCCGGGCGCTACCAACCCTTTGCCGCGCTTAGGGACTTGCAAGCGGCCGGGGTACTGGCGGAATTGCGCACTGCCGATCTTTCCTTCACCCGTGCGGAGCTGGACGTATTGGTCGAGCACCACGAATGCGAACTCGACGATTCCGCTGCCCAGGTGCTGCTGCGCAGAACGGCCGGATGGGCGACGGCATTGACCCTCGCCGTTCCGTGGTTGAAGGGCAGGCACAATGCGAATGCGGCTGTCACCGGGTTCGATGGCGACCATCGCGCTGTTGCCGATTACTTGGTGAGCGAGGTTCTGGAAAGTTTGAGCGTTGAGGAGCGATCCGTGCTCTCCCGGACGGCCATCAGAAGTGACGTGCCCTTCGAACTGGCCTTTCACTTGGCAGGCATGCCAAACACCGGCGAGTTGCTGCACCATGTAGCCCAACGGAATTCATTGCTGGTCGAGGACTCGGATGGCTACCACTACCACCCGGTGCTGCTCAGCTTCCTGCAAGCCGATGCCCGCCGCAAGGACGCGGAGGCCTTCGCTGCGGCCCATGCGAGCGCCTGCAGATGGTTCAGCGCCCAGGAAGACGCCACGAATGCGCTGGAGGAGGCCATCGCTTCTGCCCGGCCGACCACCATCCAGCAGACCATCGAGCATTTCGGCCTGGAACTCATCCTCGCCGGCGAAACCGACCTTGTAACCCGCGCCGCGGCCACCCTGCCTGCACACTGCGCACCCGTGGCGCTCTTGGCAACGAACCTCCTGCTCGAGGCGCCGTACTTCGCCGACGTGACGCGGACGTCCCATTTGTTCCTAAAAGCCTTAAAACATGACACAACGGACGCGGCAACACAGGACCAATGGCTGGCCGCCGCCATCGCCGTCCACTGCCTGGACGGCCGCTCGAAACTACAGCTCGCCGAGCGAGTCGAACGCCTGCGAAAAGACGACATCTCGGCCCTGCGCAGGGAGAGCCTTGCCCTGGACCTACTGGCCGAAACGGCGGAGGCCTGGTGCATCGGCCAGCTGGGCGAGTCTGCGGACGGACTGCGGATGCTGCGTGAGGTGGGAATCAGCGCCGACCGTGCCGGCTACACCTGGCTGACATTGCTCGCGACCGAGCTGGGGGCGCAGGTGGCAGCTCTTTCGGGGCAGTGGGAGAAGGCCGCCGCGTTCGAAGACGAAATCACCGTCCGGGTTCTGGACGGCCCGCGCACCCAGCACGACTGGGTGCGTTCGGCCGCGACCATCATGTCTGCGGCACGGTCGTTCAGGCGCTGCGAGCAGGTGCCCCTCGAAGAGCTCGACGAGATCATCACCGCCGATGCGTACCATGCGACCCACGGCACGCTGGTGCCGGCCATCGCCCTGCGCAGCTTCCCCGATTTGGATTCGGAAGCCAATCCGCGGGTCTCGCTGGAAACGGTGGACCGCCTGCTGCGCGACCACGGCGACCAGTATCCCAGGGTGTTCGCCCCGGCCGCCCTGCGTGTGGCCAGCCTGCACCTGAAGCTGGACGGACGATCCGAAGCGCTGGAGAGCGCCGAAGAAATCTTCAATGCATTCGGGGAAAACACCCTGGAATCGGAAACCGTTCGATTCGCACTCGCGTTTCCGTCGCGAACCGGCGATGCCGCGGAAGAACAGCTTCTTTCTGCGCTCGACCGCAGGGCGCAGACTTGGCATGCGGGCGCCCCCGTTGGAGCATGGATCTTGCTGGCCCGCGCCGCCGAGCTCCAGGGGCGCGGCAGCGAGGCGGACCTGCGACTGGCCAAGGCACTAAAGCTGGCGCACCGGTTCGATGCGGTGCAGCCGTTCGCGGCACGCGGCGGTGAGGGCGCTGCCATGCTCGGCGCGCGGATCGGCCGCCTCGGCCACCTGGACGAATTCGCTGCCCACATACATCGCCGGGTGCGGATGATCCTTCCTGAAGAGCCCGTCGGCGCTACCAGCGGCGAGACCTTGACACCGCGGGAACATGAGATCCTCAAGGAATTGCCGGTGCATCAAAGTGTTGCCGAAATCGCCCGCAAACTGACGCTGAGCGTGAATACCGTGAAGACGCATTTGCGCAGCATCTACCAGAAGCTCGGCGTTTCCGACCGCAGCGAAGCCGTCTCAGTTGCCCAAAACAGGGGGCTGCTCTGA